The window AGGCAAAAGTTCTTGTCAtcagaaaattatttttaaaaagcattagTGAAGCAGCTACATcaatgtctcaccactcctggctcGTAACAGACAtcacagcaagttctccacgAACTgtcatagccaaaattcttgcgcTCTATCTTCTCAATCTCCTACATGGAATCATTCGattcagaaaatgttgactcccgcTGCACGAagtccttgaaattgccacaaacacacCAAGCACAGCACAAACTGAGGTAATGTTTACACACGTAAACACACAGCAATGGGGGTGACGTCATGTTTTGCACACGCGCGTTAAGTCTCATGTGCATAGCGTTCAAATCTACAAGTTGCAttgtttttggtaatgtgaacgactaAATGAAACACGGGATTTATACACTGCAGTGAGAACGTAGCCTGTGTTGCATGATTAGATGTGTTTTTAATCAGCCAAAATCGTCGTGCATGCTGCCTCGTGGATGAGACAGCAGAaccctgttttttgggggggggtttttTCTTGgccttgtttaaaaaaaataaaaagcacagaCCCAAAGATCTGGTGCATGTGGAGGGCTAGATCATAATCACTAGATGATGTCAAATGTGTAATTTTGTGAGCAGTTGTGCCTGCTGAGCCTCCGCCTCCAGCATGTGGACAGAAAGCAGACCAGATTGAGGATCagtggattttctttcatctgaGATACCGTGGGTTCTAAAAAGTGATTGCAGACTGTTTTTACGCCTCAGCGCCATTGACAATACTGCATGAAGAGTTAACAGCAATCCGAGCAGTTCACACGTGGTCTTAGTACAGTCTTGATGCTTTTGATGACCGTCAATGCATATGGAACGTCATGAAGGCGATATTGTTGTAAAAAATGATTAAGAAGAAGCTACTCACATTTGCCAGTGAAACTTGCATTGACTGCAGTGGTAACCTTGCCATTTTTGGACTCATCTCATTGACGTTACACAGCGACACACAGGCGGTGTCGCCGTGATCCAGCCTCTTCACCTCCACTTTGATAGAGGTCTTACCTTTGGCTCCATCAGTGACCTCATCTTGGGATAGTCAAAACAGAAGGCATGAGTGTCCACCAAGAGATTGGAGTGAGGTGCTGCTGCCACCTAGAGGTTACCTTCACGTAAACAAAGATATGGACCCACCTGTGCTCATGCCACATATCTTTGTCACCTGAGCCCTGCACCATTGTTCTTGCTTAGGCAACCAGGCGATTACATGGGCTCCGATGTCTGGAATGCAGTTCTGCTCAGCATATGAACTACTGGCTTCacagctgctttaaaatgagggataaaaaaacataatagcaACCAGAAACATgtggaatattaaaaaaaaaaggcggtgGGGGGATCTACAAAGAACAGTAATGAACAATAAGGATAAATGCCTCTTTAGGTTCTGTAAATGCGATCATGGAATTAGTGAGGGCTGTAAAAAGCTGAGAAAAAGCAGATGGGAGATTAGATGAGAATGAAAAAGCACTGAACAACTTACTAAGTAACAAGAGCCTGCAGTTTGGTGATAGAGTCAGCGTGCTGGATGTAGAAGTTGCTTGGACTCACAATGTGGGATACAACGACCTCATGTTCCTCAAACCTTCGCACCTGGAACTTGGGAATGGTGAAAGCGTTGCTTTGAGGCTTTCTTGCAGAATAATTGTCGTTTTCACAAATTGTACACTGGAGTGTTTGGGTTTTAATTTTGCAGGCCTTCTCTTCCTCAGACTTTGTGCTTTGCCGGTCTTTGTCGTCAGAAGAGCCGTTGTTGGCTTTCCCCTCTGCCGCCTCTGCGGTGATGATGTCTCCAAAATCCCACAATTCAGTCTCAGTTGCAATCATACAAGTGTATGTGGGCGAGCCGTCTGACTCGACCCGTTTCACTCTGAAGACAGGAGCTTGGTTTACTGTATCTGCAAGCAATGTTTTTGGAGGTGAGGTGTTGACTTGACCATGTGACATCTGCCTGATAGGAGACAGTTGTCTTTCCATGGTGGCCAACGATAGCTGTGAAGAGACCTCCAGCACCCCTACAGTTTTGGAGTATGCTCTGAGGAGGTGCAGCACCTGGTCACATGTTTGCTGTTTGCGCTGCACATACCCAACATCTTCACGCCCCCAAATGAATGACGGCCTTATCTTTGTTATTACATTAGAGCGCTCAATGAGGACAGGAGGAACAATCTCAGCCTGCAGTCGGCATTTCTCTTCTAGAATAACTTCTGCTTCTGGTTCTGCATCCTTACAGCCAGATGATGTGTTGACAGCCTCAACAGAGCTGTTTTGATCGGGGATTTTATCCACCTGGGCTGCTGGGGGCAGGGCGATGAGTGATCCTGTCAACTCTTGTCGGGTTCGTGTGGCTGTAAGCACCTGGACTGCTTTGGATATGGACGTGGCCATAATGAAGGTCTGCAATAGAGGCCCGAACCTGAGCACATCAGCGTACAGGATCCCTTTTAAGCCCCGCAGCTGACCTTGGTGTGTCCTCACCCcatttttgtgaaaaggcaGCAGAAACGCTTGCGGCTCTATACATGATGGCAAAGGAAAGAAGTGTTCAGATCAAACAAGATGAATGTAAATGATAATTGTGATTTAAGCGTTAAGCCCTTTTGAACTTACGCAGTTTTAGGTCCTGAAAAAGAGATGAGAGCTTGTCTATGGTTTGACATTTCTCATCAAGACTGCTTGAAAGATCATTGAAGACACTTGTTGAAAAAGATGACATCAACAAACCTTCAACATCTTCATATGCCTATAGGACAGTTAAAGTTAataaatgtctgaatgtctgGATAATGGGCAGCAGTCCTAACAGTCAGGACATGCAGGTTTAAATATCTGTTGGAACATTAGTGCGCCGTTTCAATGTTCTCCTTGTGCTTACGTGGGTTTTCTGTGgatactccagcttcctcccacatcccaaaaaacaTGGAGACTCGaatttgtccataggtgtgactggttgtttgtctatatatgatagtcaccaaatgtcctgttttccagggatatgccgttttcacttcctgtcctgttttgttttgttttagaaaTGTTCTGGTTTTCTGTGGGTGTCATTAGGGTACTCTGCTGCatgtgcagacctgccaacgtgcACACATTTTTCATACTCAGCACACATCCTGAACCCTGAATATGTGTTGCTGGTCTCCAGGtcaaatttcttcaaggttggcaggtctgcatgtGATGTAATCTGTGAGAgtatttgagtatctcattgccgggCCGAGTATCTTGGTTTTCGGTAACTAAAATATGGTCAgtctatactatactgtatatgccctGTGACaaactggtgaccagtccagagtgtatgCCGTCTCTCGTCAAAGtccactgggataggctccagctcacctgcaaCACTAATGACAACAcgaggtatagaaaatagatggatggttggCCAATTTGAATGACTCCATCTTCATCAATCACTGAACACACCATTTTATAAAAACAATATTGCTTGGTTTTGACTGTTAGAGAGGAAtcaatttaacaatgtactgtatttattattatagttatatttctatagttatattattatagttatatatatatagttatattTCATAGCGTTTTAGAACTACACTGCATCAAAAAGCTGAGAGCTGTTTGTATTATTGTGGTTACTTTAAATGTTGAACAAAATATTGTACACACATCTCTATAATTCTACACAAGTGCAAACAACCACAACAGTGAATATATTGTACTGAACGGAATATTttaatctaaaataaaaaataaataaaagcaatcaATATCAAGCTCTTGACTTTGATATAATATTATTGTGCAGGTAAAAAGTCTGACTCAACAGTAAAATGTAACAACGTAACATGCAGGTAAAAACAGGTTAAAAGacttataatgtaatataaaggTTGTAATAGCCATATTGTATTCTGGCTTCGTGACCACCTGTTCATGCTAGCCAAATGCTCCGTGCATACCTTGTTGGTGACAATTCGAAGCTCTTTTTCCAGCCTGTTCCTAGCGGCTTCCAGGAGTAAAACTTTTGAAAGTATCTGGAGTTTATGGAGATTGTGGGAAGGATGCGGCCGTCCGTGGAGGGGGAGCAGCTGAGCCGTCATTGTTGTCGAGCTGAACCAGCTCGGTTCCCGCTGAGAGTACTGAGCAGCTATAACTTCCTCTCAGGTAAAGTACAGAGAAGACGCCAGATAACTTGTCACCAACTTTGACCGACACCTATTATATGTTTGTTTCTATTGACATTGACGACATACCGTTCACTGCCTTAATGGTTAAACGCCTTTCAACGGTGTACTTCACCTGCAGTCAATCACGAAACTTCCGTCAATGTCGACAGACATGATTAGCTATTAGCTAGCACCATGGCTAGCACAGGTACCATtagcttcttctttttcttatattgtTTTAGGTGTTTGGCAAGCAGGGAAGCATTAGCTTGGTTGATCCGTGTTCATTTCAAGTAATCagtgaaaaaaaaccaaaaaaaaacagacatacaTCCACCGAAGTAAACCAACAAAAACATGGCTGGCAACCACATATCTTGTTTAGTAGGCCTACTACGTTTACATAAAAGGAATTACAATATGTTCAAGCGATAACTTTATGTCGAGTGGACATAGCGACAtagggaaaataagtatttgattccCTGTTGATTTTATACGTTGACCCCGTAACAAAGATATGAATATGGTAGGTTTACTGTAACATAGAGAGACAGAAAGGATATATTGATTGAgcgaaataagtatttgatcgcAATGCAAAACGTGGCGTAGTAGAGGTTCTCGGCTTATGTACGAGTTCTGTTTGAGTCATGTTTTAGTGCAGGTCGGATCTTATACATAAATTATAGCTAAATTAACTCATTAGTCACTCACACTGATTACTTAAAAGAACGCAGAAAACAAACTACTAGTGGTTttacaagatctcgcgagattaaaacatgacaagatttcttgttcagaaaaaaagtcttgtgggcaccaggcctgggacgcaaattatttattcaaacaataaatgagaTGTTTGAATGACTGCTCAGACtgtttgtgtgacttttatCCAGGGGTCAGCTTGACAAATCATCAATTATTTATTGTAACCACTGTATATTCACGCTGATAACAATGTTCTCTTGTAAGCATCTTCAGTGCAATTGTAGAGCAAGAAGTAAGAACTGAGTAAGAGAAAGAAAGTGCCTTTGGCAACAATTTCGTTTTCTCTGACAGGAAATGGAATACACTAGACTGAATACTGGACAATTACCGTATTGGccagaatataagacaactTTTTAGCCCCAAGAAAAGAGTTGTTGTCTTATATACATGGAAACCAATAGGCCGTTGCTACCGCCCCAGTCTTTGCATCTggttttgtcttaaaaatatttttccaaaaagggGTCGTCTTGTATTTGGGTCACTACAATATTTACTTTCAACTGAGTATGATTGAGCAGCAGCAAAAGACACCTATCACCACAAAACACACAGGGCAGAAACAAACCCTAAATATAGCAACACTTTGTGTACAGGCCCGTTTAGCTATGTTTAATTAGGCATGGATGACAAGTCCTCACTAGTTTATCAGTAAACCGGCTATTTAATCTTCGAATGCCAGCCGCCAGTAATCACCACCACGGAAGAACGAATACAATTTGATCCTTACATTCCCATTATTTTGCACCAACACAGTCCCCTTTCTTGTTCTCTTTGCACAGACTTGTCAAGCAACTACTTGATCAAGTACCCAAAATTGGGTGGGGCACTTTCTCAAGAGCATACTGGCATTTTTCAGTCATTAATACTGGAATCAGCACAACTTATTGAGTATCACTGTTCAAATGAGAAGCATATGTctgcagctgggataggctccaggatacccgcgaccctagtgaggataagcggcatagaaaacggatggatggattgatggatggatggatggatgtctgcaAGCTCAAGAGCATGGTTGCTTACCAGTGTAGCATTTGTGCCCTGACAGTGTTGAACTTTTGCTTCCATTTGTTTTACACTGCCAAAAGTCACAATGCTTCCACCTATCTCTTACCAAATATACATAGTGGATTATAACATGTAGTTATTTAGTTTATTGGCTAGACTTGCTTGCTGTTGCTCTTATTTCATTTCATCAGAATTAGTCATAGTGTGAGTATTAATTTACTTGCAGACTATTTTTCTAATTACACATGGCCATAATCCAAGCTATGACTAACATAAATACCTAAGTGCATAAGTGTCATTCTTTGTAATGACCAGCAGGGGGCACCTTGCGTAGCAGTTAGAAGACTGAACACATTGCACACACATGGACACGTTAGGTTAATGTCTCTATCAGTCAACACAATGAAGCCTTCTCCTTTGCTTTCACTGTTTTACATTTGCAAATGAAAACgtggttaaaaaataaaatgcataccACAACGTCTCTGTACAAGAAGGAAAATATCTCTTTTGTATGGTCTTTTTAGATGGCATTCATCAAAGAAGAACTAAGCAGGtgctcttttattttgatgaaaccATACCAGCAGACAAAGCTGTATCGAAGTACCATGCTTTGTATTAAACAGCCACTGTACATTTTGAGTGATAATGTTTACACATCACCTAATAgaaatggaaataatcagttccagagtcaaactatGGCCATCATAAACTTGGATTAACTAtacaggtattttttttttccaagtgttaACCGCtcttaatattaaaatgttatgaCCATAACACACTTTTTAAACTCTTTAAATGGCTGTAGTGACAATTGATGAGGGTGTAATGCTTGATTGAGTCGCACTGCAGGTACGCCTCACTCATCACATGTTTTTAGCATAGCTgtcacaaatgtaaaaagaactTTCACAGCAAGGGATGATCTTATGGGGTACATTTCTGTAGATTGCACATTGACGAACAGAAGTGGACATTATTaaattttgtattgtattgaaaATAAGACAATTTTTTCTGGAAATTCTGAAAAAGACGAGTCATCTTGTATTTGGAGTCTTGAGATACAAGCAAACCACAGAATCGCAGGTGCCGAAAAActactttttccccaagcaagtcagagcttttcttcctgtcactcacatacacCAGTGTCCTACAGAGCAGCCGTGacacagagagaaaaaaagtgtctgaAAAGTTGGGCAAGTTAGAAAACAACAGAGGGGAGggattatgatgctaattttaaaataatggtaGTCAATGAAGCAGTGATCAACTGTCGAGTAACTTTCATTGCAATCTAACAGTTATATTGgttatattttaaaacatgatttaaatAACAATCATTTGTCtctcatacagtatgtcagaattttttttgttaaaaagcgGGCATCTTATACtgagggtcgtcttatattcaggtcagttgaatttatattttttgaccATGTCAAAACCAAGCAGACTTTTTGATACAGcgtttgtattggatctcatacTACGAACGATTCTTTGATGCTACACAATTTTCTTGTGAACATAATCGACACCGTTATCATTAtagttaaaaacaaaacaactataaTCATTTCTCCCAAGTGAATCCCTTTTATGTGTGGTGAGCAATAGAGAGAAGAACTCGTCAAATACTCACCAATCTGAATTCTGGTGTTATCTGTAAAGCATGCGCTTTGATTGACATCAGGCAGTTTAATCCTCGACTCATTGAGGATCCTTAGCCAGTGAGCGTCACAACAGTTAAAGGCATTTCCGCTAATGTACATAGCATGAAGATGTGTTGATAATGCGAGAATCAATGATTGGTTTAAAGACAGAAAGCTATTATTTTGTATGCTGAGTTCTCTCAGAGGAGAACAACTTAAACTGTGAGGTAAGACATTTAGATTATTGTTGGATATATTCAGATGTGTTAGTGCTGGTAGGCAGGGAAGGAACATGTCAGAACTGTTCATGTTCACTTCACCCATCATCAACGACTGTAAAGTCTCCTGCACACCCTCCAGTGCACCAGCTTGCATGACCATATGGAAATTTCTTGCGAGGTTGAGGGAtatcaaacaggttttcttgaAAGCGTTTGCATGAAGGATCCTGATGCCATTGTTTTCAAGGTTGAGATATTTGAGGGTTCTTAATTTTCCAAAGGCTAAACATGATGAGTTAAAGTTAAGTTGCTGCTGTGATGTAGAGCTCTGCAGCTGGCTCACGGGAGCGCAAGGCTTCACTGAGTTGTCTTGGAGATTTATTGTCTCGACTTGTGTGAGGGCCTGAAGAAAGAGCGGCGAAACCAATTTGAGTCCATTGCTTTGCATGTTCAGGTACTTTAAGGAGGGAAAGTAGAGTTGCCTGTAGTGTCCAGATTCACTGTCATGCCGAACAGTCCATGTGAGTTTTTGCAGGCAGTTAAAACTGAAATTTAGCTCTTCCAAAGAGGAGAGAAGGCTCAAAGTCTCCAGAGGGAAAGATGTAAAGTGGTTATAGCTGATGTCAATATAGATCAATGGCATCAGTCTCCAGTTTGAGTGGAGGTAATTTTTTGTGATTCTAATGTCACCCTTTTTTACGACGTCATTGTAAAGAGAATTAACCTCTAATACCATTGATGCCTCTGAAGTTAGGGTGCCCATCATGTTATGACGTAAATAGAGGTATTTCAGCTGGTTCAGTTTTGGGAGAATTGGGAAATAAAGTAGTTTGTTATGACTTAGATCAAGAATTTCAAGATTGTACACTTGGTTATCTTCTGCGGTAACAAAGAACTGTATAGAGTTTCTACTTAGGTTTAAATACTTAACTTGTGGTaatttaaaatcacagatatggGCGAGGTTATTCTTGGCCAAGTGTAAGCTCTGTAGTTTGTCAAGCAGTTCAAACGTCCCCGCATCAATTGCTGATATCAGATTGTCATCAATAGTAATGCTCCTCAGACCTTGATTCTCTTTGAACAAATAGCGTGTGAGTGTTGTTAAAGAATTCCCAGTCATCTTAAGTTTCTCAAGAGAAGATTTGTTTTGTAAGTACAGCTTCACCGCCTCAACCCCCAGACTGTTCATTGATATGTCCAAAATCTTCAGTCGACCAATAGATTGGAGGCTTTTGCTGTTTCTGTCAAGGTTGGTGTTCAGCgcatttacagacaaattcagcTCCTCAAGCAGAGCCAGGTTGTCAAACGCCCCTTCAGAGATGAGCTCCAGCTGGTTGCTGCTCAAGTCCAGCTGCTCCAAGTACGGCACATCAAGTGTGTGCAACTGTCTGATGAAATTATTGGATAGATCGAGTTTTCGCAGCCTTACATCCAAATCCAGGGGGACGGAATACAGGTTCTGATTACTCCAGGATTGCTCCTTGTAATGAAACATTAATCATCATCAGTGCATACTTTTAAGATCACAGAGCAAATGTATTGTCTAAAACATGAATAGATTAAGCATGACTTTTTACAAATTGCGTTTCCTTAAGCCTACCTTTGGACCATCATCCTTTAAGCCAGTTGTGTGAAGGTCATGGCCAAGTGACCAGAGTAGTAGGAGATTAAAAAGCACGTCTCTGACCATGTTCCCTCTGCAGTTTCAGTGCTTTTGTCAACCTCTTCCACACCCTTTTTACAGCcctgctttgtaaaaaaaaaagaagagagaggAAGAAAACAGCTGTGGACACCAGATAGGGTTTGGGATactatttttaaacaattaatgCATGAAGAGTGCATGACTTAGCTTTTAgaccaaaaatatattttttgtcatccAATTGACTGATTATAATCTGATTATACTGATTATATTATCCAGGGTGTATTCTGCCTCTCAcccgtagtcagctgggataggctccagcatacctccgcaaccctaatgacgataagtggcatagaagatggatggatggatatatttctGGTTTAGCCCACTTAATTTCTTAGTTGGGGAGTTTTATCTGGAAAATACCTCTaaacattatttgtattttttcttgacaCTGGCAAAACGGAAAGGATTTTCCAAACGGCCAGAGAGGAACAAATAGACAGTGTGGAGGTGGAGCCCGACGGAGGCCACAGGCGAAATAGGCTGAGGTGTTAGcagagaagggaaaaaaaaccttatGCTTTAAAGCCAACGTATTATTTACCAAAACTTGCATGGTAGTAGATTTCCTGCTGCTGTCAGTCCATTTGTTATCGTCCCATAAACagattcacttcctgtatcctgCAACAAGCTTCTAAGTTATAATTTTCATCCCAGAAggcttgtgtgttttattttactgtggaGTCATCATAGCTGAATGCCACTAAGGTTACAAATAGACActtttgccttttacacaggGATATTGACTATGTTTGCTTTTACACAGCAACACAGCATTAGATATCAGatgctgatgatgatgtcagTACCAGCATCTGGAttgacaattgctttcaacacaacaggacgGAATAGGTGAATATCAGGTGTTGAACTTCAAACACTGATCCCGGTTTTGTTATACCCTTCCTTACAGGCAGTGTCCTGCTTCTGTTGCGGTTCTGATAATACAGCTGAAAGTATAAAATTGCTGACTTAATTTCCCCTTTCTGTGTCGGTGCTATTTACACAGTACATATAAGTGACACAAATGACAGCAATTCAAGAcacaatatattatatacagtgtatttTACGCAAGATAACAATACTGTCACCATAAAGCCATTGTACGTTAATCAGTATTTTGGAAGAAAACAATCTATGAGGCCTTGTgatacagtgccctccagaagtattggaacagtgaggtcagTTTCTTAATTTTTGCCATAGACagaaaacatttgcatttgacatcaaaagacgaATACGAGACCCGAGAGCGACATTTCAGTGTTTATTTCCAAGTATTTACGTCTGGATTGGATGCACAACAGCATCCAACAAGATAGCACCATTGGTTTGaaccccatttttcatgtgggcagaagtattggaacatgtggcTGACGGGTGTATtctgttgcccaggtgtgttcTATCACATGGCTCTACGCTCAGTTTCCGATTGGGTAAGATAGggtttgcctgtgtagactgcatttagaggtgaaaacaatatGAAAACCAGTCTATGGTTAAAAAAGAATAATTGTGAATCTGAAAGAAGGTAGAAAATCAGTTACAAGCatagtttaatggttgtttacaataaattactcaatgctcaattttttttgtctcactcccatttgttctttttgcattttgaagctctacttagaaggtccaacagtgcaaaatataaattcttgcaatttttcaactggtcttaaaattttgatcaggtgtaCTACAATGTACACATTGTGGACTACAGGAGGTCCAGAAGGA of the Dunckerocampus dactyliophorus isolate RoL2022-P2 chromosome 11, RoL_Ddac_1.1, whole genome shotgun sequence genome contains:
- the LOC129189785 gene encoding transforming growth factor beta activator LRRC33-like produces the protein MVRDVLFNLLLLWSLGHDLHTTGLKDDGPKEQSWSNQNLYSVPLDLDVRLRKLDLSNNFIRQLHTLDVPYLEQLDLSSNQLELISEGAFDNLALLEELNLSVNALNTNLDRNSKSLQSIGRLKILDISMNSLGVEAVKLYLQNKSSLEKLKMTGNSLTTLTRYLFKENQGLRSITIDDNLISAIDAGTFELLDKLQSLHLAKNNLAHICDFKLPQVKYLNLSRNSIQFFVTAEDNQVYNLEILDLSHNKLLYFPILPKLNQLKYLYLRHNMMGTLTSEASMVLEVNSLYNDVVKKGDIRITKNYLHSNWRLMPLIYIDISYNHFTSFPLETLSLLSSLEELNFSFNCLQKLTWTVRHDSESGHYRQLYFPSLKYLNMQSNGLKLVSPLFLQALTQVETINLQDNSVKPCAPVSQLQSSTSQQQLNFNSSCLAFGKLRTLKYLNLENNGIRILHANAFKKTCLISLNLARNFHMVMQAGALEGVQETLQSLMMGEVNMNSSDMFLPCLPALTHLNISNNNLNVLPHSLSCSPLRELSIQNNSFLSLNQSLILALSTHLHAMYISGNAFNCCDAHWLRILNESRIKLPDVNQSACFTDNTRIQIGEYLTSSSLYCSPHIKGIHLGEMIIVVLFLTIMITVSIMFTRKLCSIKESFVV